TACAACCAATTCTAAAGCTCCCTGTTTCTTAGCAAAAAGTTGTAATTCATGGTAAAAACTCTTTAAATCGGATTCATTTGTATACGATGGACCACTATTAATTTCTATTCGGACTCCTCCAGTCAAATGCTTCATGAAAGCAATAGCGGCAACGGTAATTTCATTATTGCTTTTCCAACCTAGATATTTAGTCTCGAATCCTCTTTTTTTTAGGAGATTAGACATTGATACTGTTTGCATGAACGAATGTTCTTTACATTTTTCTATGAAAGATGTAAACTCATCCTCTTTCAAAATTGTAAGACTCATTTTATTTCCTTTCGATTACAAGTAAAATAGTTATATAAGTTATTATAACAAAAATAAATCCAGATGCTTCAAACTATCTATATTTCAAAGTGACTATAGTCAGAGAATGCTAAAGTCTAGTAATCTTACATTAATATAAAACTAGGTACAGTGAGGTTCCAGATTCTATCGTTGATAACGAAAGGAAGATAGCATCGGGTCATGTGTTTTGTATGATAGAAGAAGATTTAGGACAAAAGAAGTTGTTAAATTGGACGAGTTACCGTTTTGTACACGTCATTTTATGAAAAATACAAAGTCTCTATGAGGTGATATTATTATTCTTGGAATATGAAATAAAGGTTGGGTAAGTCGTTTAATATCTGATAATGTTAGTGTTTGTTTTATCCAAGGAGAGTAGCCACGTCAATGGTAATTATTGATAAAGTAAACATTTGATATGGAGCGATACTAATATTAAAAAGTGTCGGAGTAGTATTTTCTACTTTTGGAGTCAGTAGGACTTTCTAAAGAGAAAGTGGAGCAAAAACGCTCCCCTTCAGCTTTCTTTAAGCAACCCAAGCTATACTATGACCATCCTAATAAGTATTGCTGAATATGGTTCAGTAGAACTCACGACCTCTGACACTGAGTCAGAGAGTGAAACTTTCTTTTTTTCATAAATCTCCCAAACAAGTCTAACCTACCATAGTTAGGCTTGTTTTTTTTGAAATAAGCAGAAAGTTTTTCATTAAAAGTAAACGCTTGTGTAAGTAAAATGAAAACGTTAGGCAAAGTCAGTGAAAACGTCTAAAAAACCGTCAATTCATTGACTTTCGTGGAAAATAGGACTAAAATAGCAGGGTAAAAATAATTAAAAAGGAGAATTCTACTATGAATCTAACTATCTTAGCCCTCGGTTTGGCCGTTATGGGTGTATCTGTTGGTGAGGGTATCCTCGTTGCCAATATCGCTAAAGCTGCAGCTCGCCAACCTGAGATGTTTAGCAAACTTCAAACATTGATGTTTACTGGTGTTGCCTTTATCGAAGGTACCTTCTTCGTATTGTTTGCCCTTAGCTACATTGTCTAATAGACAAATAAAAGATGAAGGAGGGATGAGCAGTGGAAACTACAAGTAATCCAACCGTCTCATTATTTGGGATTGATTTTGACTTGACTGTCCTTGCCATGTCTCTCTTGACAGTAATTATCGTTTTTGGAGTGGTTTTCTGGTCAAGTCGTAAGATGACCATTAAACCAAAGGGAAAACAAAATGTGCTTGAGTTCATCTATGAGTTTGTGAACAGTACCATTTCTCAAAATCTTGGGAAATTCACGAAGAATTATAGTTTGCTCTTGTTTGTAATTTTCACCTTTGTTTTTACAGCAAACAACTTAGGTTTGCTTGTGTCTGTAAAAAGTGAGCATTACAATTTTTGGACTTCTCCAACATCGAACTTCGGTGTTACTATCACTCTTTCTTTGATTATTACCCTCATTAGTCATATTGAGGGGATCCGTAAAAAAGGGTTTAAAGGCTATCTAAAGGGCTACCTTTCACCATACCCAGCTATGCTCCCAATGAACATTTTGGAACAATTAACAAACCTTGCTTCATTGGCCTTGCGTTTGTTTGGTAACATTTATTCTGGTGAGGTACTTACTGGCTTGATTCTTCAATTGGTAACATGGTCTGCCTTTGCAGCACCTGTATCCTTTGCTTTGAACCTTGTCTGGGTTGCCTTTTCAGCCTTTATCGGCTTTATCCAAGCCTATGTCTTTATTATCCTAAGTTCAAACTATATTGGTGATAAAGTCAACGAAGAATAATTAAGAAAGGGAGAAATGAAATGTCATTACTGATTAATAGTACGACACTTGGTAATATCATTATCACACTCGGCTCAGTTTTTCTCTTGTATTACCTCATCCGTAAATTCGCATGGGATCAAATTACAGGAATCTTTGCTGCTCGTGAAAAGAAAATTGCCACAGATATTGATAGTGCTGAAAATGCTCGTCAAGAAGCAGAAAGCTTGGCACAAAAACGTCAAGATGAGTTAGCAGGTGCTCGCACTGAGGCAGCTCAAATTATTGATGGGGCCAAGGAAACTGGTAAAACTCAAGAATCAAAAATCATTGCAGAAGCACATGATGAAGCTAAACGCTTGAAAGAAAAAGCAAATCAAGACATCGCCCAAAGCCGTGTGGAAGCACTTGCTGGCGTTAAAGGTGAAGTTGCAGACTTAACTGTCCTCTTGGCAGAAAAAGTTATGAAACAAAGCCTTGATGCAAAAGCGCAATCTGACTTGATTGATAGCTATCTTGATCAATTAGGAGATGCTTAATGGATAAGAAAACACAAGCTCTTGTTGAGCAGTATGCCAGAAGCCTGGTAGAAGTCGCTTTTGAACAAGACGCCGTGTCAACAATCCAAGAAGAAGTAAGGCAAATCCTAGCAGTTTTTGCTGAAACAAATCTAAAAACCTTCTTGTCGCAGGAAAATGTGACAAGTGAAGCTAAAAAAGAAAGTTTGAGCTTGTTTCAAGAGTCTTGTTCAGTGTATATGAACAATTTTCTTGAGGTAATCTTACTCAATGACCGTGCCAACATTCTCTATGATGTGTTGAAATTGGTCCTTGAGCTCTTTGATCAAGAAGACAATACTTACGATGTTACAGTGACATCAGCAAGTCCCTTGTCTGAGGAACAAAAAGCCCGACTTTTGGCGATTGTTTCACAAAAATTTGAGATTAAGACACGTCGTTTAGTAGAAAAAATTGATGAGGACCTCATCGGAGGATTCGTCATCAAAGCAAAAAATAAGGTTGTTGACACGTCAATTCGCAGTCAATTGCAAACCTTTAAAACGAATTTGAAATAGAAAGTGGTGTGACTTTTGGCAATTAACGCACAAGAAATTAGCGCTTTAATTAAAAAGCAAATTGAAAACTTCCAGCCAAACTTTGACGTCACTGAAACTGGTGTCGTTACCTATATCGGTGACGGTATCGCACGTGCTCGTGGTCTTGATAATGCCATGAGTGGTGAGTTGCTCGAATTTGAAAATGGTGCCTATGGTATGGCCCAAAACCTTGAAACTAATGATGTCGGTATCATTATCTTGGGGGATTTCGTAGCAATTCGTGAAGGCGATATTGTTAAACGTACTGGAAAAATCATGGAAGTTCCAGTTGGTGAAGCCCTTATTGGTCGTGTAGTAAACCCACTTGGGCAACCAGTTGATGGTCTTGGTGACATCGAAACAACAGGTTTCCGTCCAGTTGAAACGCCTGCTCCAGGTGTTATGCAACGTAAATCAGTT
The DNA window shown above is from Streptococcus salivarius and carries:
- a CDS encoding F0F1 ATP synthase subunit C, which translates into the protein MNLTILALGLAVMGVSVGEGILVANIAKAAARQPEMFSKLQTLMFTGVAFIEGTFFVLFALSYIV
- the atpB gene encoding F0F1 ATP synthase subunit A, whose translation is METTSNPTVSLFGIDFDLTVLAMSLLTVIIVFGVVFWSSRKMTIKPKGKQNVLEFIYEFVNSTISQNLGKFTKNYSLLLFVIFTFVFTANNLGLLVSVKSEHYNFWTSPTSNFGVTITLSLIITLISHIEGIRKKGFKGYLKGYLSPYPAMLPMNILEQLTNLASLALRLFGNIYSGEVLTGLILQLVTWSAFAAPVSFALNLVWVAFSAFIGFIQAYVFIILSSNYIGDKVNEE
- the atpF gene encoding F0F1 ATP synthase subunit B; the encoded protein is MSLLINSTTLGNIIITLGSVFLLYYLIRKFAWDQITGIFAAREKKIATDIDSAENARQEAESLAQKRQDELAGARTEAAQIIDGAKETGKTQESKIIAEAHDEAKRLKEKANQDIAQSRVEALAGVKGEVADLTVLLAEKVMKQSLDAKAQSDLIDSYLDQLGDA
- a CDS encoding F0F1 ATP synthase subunit delta is translated as MDKKTQALVEQYARSLVEVAFEQDAVSTIQEEVRQILAVFAETNLKTFLSQENVTSEAKKESLSLFQESCSVYMNNFLEVILLNDRANILYDVLKLVLELFDQEDNTYDVTVTSASPLSEEQKARLLAIVSQKFEIKTRRLVEKIDEDLIGGFVIKAKNKVVDTSIRSQLQTFKTNLK